One region of Fervidobacterium sp. genomic DNA includes:
- the trxB gene encoding thioredoxin-disulfide reductase yields the protein MELFEIGSLSSELKEYYDVVIVGAGPAGLTAAIYARRAGLTALVVEKAIEGGAVAQTHVVENWPGEISIEGQALAQKFADHAKHFGAQIHYAFAQKVYVEGDYKIVELDDGNKVKSRVLIIATGTEPRKLGVPGEAEFRGKGVTYCAACDGYLFKDKDVVVVGGGDSACDESHFLSKIVNSITIVQNLPYLTAAKVLQERVLNNPKIKVITNHLVKEIRGANKVQEVVIVSNETKEEKIIKADGVFIYVGLLPKTEIFKGLLEMNEYGYIITDENMETNVPGIYAVGDIRIKGLRQIVTAAADGAIAVEHAAKKYF from the coding sequence ATGGAGTTGTTTGAAATAGGTTCATTAAGTAGCGAACTGAAAGAATATTATGATGTAGTTATTGTTGGTGCTGGACCGGCAGGTTTAACGGCGGCTATTTATGCAAGAAGGGCAGGACTAACAGCTTTAGTAGTTGAAAAAGCAATAGAAGGTGGAGCTGTTGCACAGACGCATGTGGTAGAAAATTGGCCAGGGGAAATTAGTATTGAGGGACAAGCATTAGCTCAAAAATTTGCAGACCATGCAAAACATTTTGGTGCGCAAATACATTATGCTTTCGCTCAAAAAGTTTATGTGGAAGGTGATTATAAAATAGTAGAACTCGATGATGGAAATAAAGTAAAGAGTAGAGTTCTTATTATAGCAACAGGAACAGAACCGAGGAAATTGGGAGTACCAGGTGAAGCTGAGTTTAGAGGTAAAGGTGTTACATACTGCGCTGCTTGTGATGGATACTTGTTCAAAGACAAAGATGTGGTTGTAGTTGGTGGAGGAGATAGTGCGTGTGATGAGTCTCATTTTCTGTCAAAGATTGTTAACAGCATAACAATAGTTCAAAATCTTCCATATTTAACAGCTGCAAAGGTGCTCCAGGAAAGAGTTTTGAACAACCCAAAAATAAAAGTTATCACAAATCATTTGGTGAAAGAAATAAGAGGCGCAAATAAAGTACAAGAAGTAGTCATCGTAAGCAATGAGACAAAAGAAGAAAAAATTATCAAAGCGGATGGTGTATTCATATATGTTGGACTCCTACCAAAAACAGAAATTTTCAAAGGATTATTGGAAATGAATGAGTATGGCTACATAATTACAGACGAAAATATGGAGACAAATGTTCCTGGCATCTACGCTGTTGGGGATATAAGAATAAAGGGACTTAGACAGATCGTAACCGCTGCGGCTGATGGTGCAATAGCTGTTGAACATGCTGCAAAGAAATATTTTTAA
- a CDS encoding thioredoxin family protein, with amino-acid sequence MGLLSEKDKSYLSDLFKRELENTVKLIFFHSENCEYCDLESQLLDELKELSNKIIVEKYHKNSLEGEKYKVEYTPALILTLEDGVDRGVRFYGIPSGHEFTTLIQDIVTFGKGAKPELSPETIEQLKKLDKPVKISVFVTPTCPYCPRAALTAHNMALASDMVTAEVVEANEFFDLSEQFGVSSVPHIAINRNPDRFFIGAYPEPQFLKQVLELAE; translated from the coding sequence ATGGGATTATTGTCAGAAAAGGATAAAAGTTACTTATCAGATTTGTTCAAAAGGGAACTTGAAAATACCGTAAAACTTATATTTTTCCACAGCGAAAATTGTGAGTATTGTGATTTGGAGAGTCAATTGCTCGATGAATTAAAAGAGCTCTCAAACAAGATCATCGTCGAAAAATATCACAAAAACAGTTTAGAAGGTGAGAAGTACAAAGTTGAATACACGCCTGCCTTGATACTCACACTCGAAGATGGAGTGGATAGAGGTGTAAGATTTTACGGCATACCTTCAGGACATGAATTCACAACACTTATTCAAGACATAGTAACATTTGGTAAAGGGGCAAAACCTGAGCTTTCACCGGAAACAATCGAACAACTTAAGAAACTCGATAAACCCGTCAAAATAAGTGTTTTTGTAACTCCAACTTGTCCATACTGTCCGAGAGCGGCTTTAACGGCACACAACATGGCACTTGCAAGTGATATGGTTACAGCCGAAGTTGTTGAAGCAAATGAATTCTTTGACTTAAGTGAACAATTTGGAGTTTCTTCGGTACCACACATTGCAATAAATAGAAACCCAGACAGATTTTTTATAGGGGCTTATCCAGAACCACAGTTCTTGAAACAAGTGCTTGAACTTGCAGAATAA